A stretch of the Actinomyces qiguomingii genome encodes the following:
- the hemQ gene encoding hydrogen peroxide-dependent heme synthase produces the protein MSEHDSSRPDVDSGQGAPRLHRFEDEERRPHRDPRDAAEVDFDAVNDNNHYALFAVYRLTAPLPPLEDTRRRLVGESTHFIDVSEATTRGWYDVSGFRSDADLMVWWLDDDPEKLQDANHRLRASALGRYLEPVWSCMGLHTPAEFNSKHIPACFAGVAPRDWCMVYPFVRSYDWYLLPPEERSRIMAAHGRNGFSKYPDVKGSTLAAFGMSDYEWVLGFEADSLDRLEGVIHHQRYTEARLHVRVDTPFYTGCRVSPHEWAERQPRA, from the coding sequence ATGAGCGAGCACGACAGCTCCCGCCCCGACGTCGACTCCGGCCAGGGCGCCCCCCGCCTGCACCGCTTCGAGGATGAGGAGCGCCGCCCCCACCGCGACCCGCGCGACGCCGCCGAGGTCGACTTCGACGCCGTCAATGACAACAACCACTACGCCCTGTTCGCGGTCTACCGGCTGACGGCGCCGCTGCCGCCGCTGGAGGACACGCGCCGTCGGCTGGTGGGGGAGTCCACCCACTTCATTGACGTCTCCGAGGCGACCACGCGCGGCTGGTACGACGTGTCCGGCTTCCGTTCCGACGCCGACCTGATGGTCTGGTGGCTCGACGACGACCCGGAGAAGCTGCAGGACGCCAACCACCGCCTGCGTGCCAGCGCCCTGGGCCGCTACCTGGAGCCGGTGTGGTCCTGCATGGGCCTGCACACGCCCGCCGAATTCAACAGCAAGCACATCCCCGCCTGCTTCGCCGGCGTGGCGCCGCGCGACTGGTGCATGGTCTACCCCTTCGTACGCAGCTACGACTGGTACCTGCTGCCCCCCGAGGAACGCTCGCGGATCATGGCCGCCCACGGGCGCAACGGCTTCTCCAAGTACCCCGACGTCAAGGGCTCCACGCTCGCCGCCTTCGGCATGAGCGACTACGAGTGGGTGCTCGGCTTCGAGGCCGACTCCCTGGACCGTCTGGAGGGCGTCATCCACCACCAGCGCTACACGGAGGCCCGCCTGCACGTGCGTGTGGACACCCCCTTCTACACCGGCTGCCGCGTCAGCCCCCACGAGTGGGCCGAGCGCCAGCCCCGCGCATGA
- a CDS encoding ferrochelatase has product MTPPAGVAGAPVAPAADPLAPYDAVLLLSYGGPEGPDDVLPFMRNATAGRGVPDSRLREVSGHYGRWGGVSPINARNAELLDALRAELAARGSRVPVAIGNRNWHPFVSEALRELADAGARRVLAITTAAYASYSGCRQYREDVAGALTLLAAGADGATGSGREADAAARVGGPGGAPVELVVDKTRPFYNTPGMLAANTDAVVAAFNQLVADGVSADGIRLVLVTHSIPESMERLSTPTAEERASGGAGSGSATGGAGEVSEGVAGLAGAPRGTSGADGSRGELSGPARASGGTGEAPEGVAGLAGAPRGTSGADGSRGGLPHPSALEPGVAADLSTEISYVTQHKRLAEVLLDAVAARLGRRPQADLVYCSRSGPPQARWLEPDVNDHLQALAAGNLTDGRAVDVPAGVVVAPIGFVADHMEVVFDLDTEARETAQALGLPYVRAATAGTHPAFVASLVDVLAERAAVARGQDVRPQSITGTGPFHTVCPPACCRPATPPGPHAGGHHQTTSHQ; this is encoded by the coding sequence ATGACCCCTCCGGCAGGCGTCGCCGGCGCCCCCGTGGCGCCCGCCGCCGACCCACTGGCCCCCTACGACGCCGTCCTGCTGCTGTCCTACGGCGGCCCCGAGGGCCCCGACGACGTGCTGCCCTTCATGCGCAACGCCACCGCCGGGCGGGGCGTGCCCGACTCCCGACTGCGCGAGGTCTCCGGCCATTACGGGCGTTGGGGCGGTGTCTCCCCGATCAACGCCCGCAATGCCGAACTCCTGGATGCTTTGCGCGCCGAGCTGGCCGCACGCGGGAGCCGGGTGCCGGTGGCGATCGGCAACCGCAACTGGCATCCCTTCGTCTCCGAGGCACTGCGCGAACTCGCCGACGCCGGTGCCCGCCGCGTCCTGGCCATCACCACCGCCGCCTACGCCTCCTACTCCGGCTGCCGCCAGTACCGGGAGGACGTCGCCGGTGCGCTGACGCTGCTGGCCGCCGGCGCCGACGGGGCCACCGGGAGCGGCCGGGAGGCCGACGCCGCCGCCCGCGTGGGCGGGCCCGGGGGCGCCCCGGTGGAGCTGGTGGTGGACAAGACCCGCCCCTTCTACAACACCCCGGGCATGCTTGCCGCCAACACCGACGCCGTAGTCGCCGCCTTTAACCAACTGGTGGCCGACGGCGTGAGCGCCGACGGCATCCGGCTGGTGCTGGTCACCCATTCCATCCCCGAGTCCATGGAGCGCCTTTCCACGCCCACCGCCGAGGAACGCGCCTCGGGAGGGGCGGGATCGGGCAGCGCCACTGGAGGGGCCGGAGAGGTCTCCGAAGGCGTGGCGGGGCTGGCGGGAGCGCCGCGAGGAACGAGCGGCGCGGATGGTAGCCGAGGAGAGCTCTCCGGCCCCGCCCGCGCGTCCGGGGGGACTGGGGAGGCCCCCGAAGGCGTGGCGGGGCTGGCGGGAGCGCCGCGAGGAACGAGCGGCGCGGACGGTAGCCGAGGGGGGCTCCCCCACCCTTCCGCCCTGGAGCCCGGCGTCGCGGCGGACCTGTCCACCGAGATCTCCTACGTCACCCAGCACAAACGCTTGGCCGAGGTGCTGCTGGACGCCGTCGCCGCCCGCCTGGGGCGGCGCCCGCAGGCGGACCTGGTCTACTGCTCCCGCTCCGGACCGCCGCAGGCCCGCTGGCTGGAACCGGACGTCAACGACCACCTTCAGGCCCTGGCCGCCGGGAACCTGACCGATGGGCGGGCCGTGGATGTGCCGGCGGGCGTCGTCGTCGCCCCCATCGGCTTCGTCGCCGACCACATGGAGGTCGTCTTCGACCTGGACACCGAGGCCCGCGAAACCGCACAAGCACTGGGACTGCCCTACGTGCGCGCGGCCACGGCCGGCACCCACCCCGCCTTCGTCGCCTCGCTGGTTGACGTGCTCGCCGAGCGGGCCGCCGTCGCCCGGGGCCAGGACGTGCGCCCGCAGTCAATAACCGGCACCGGCCCCTTCCACACCGTCTGCCCGCCCGCCTGCTGTCGGCCCGCCACCCCGCCCGGCCCGCATGCCGGCGGGCACCACCAGACCACCTCCCACCAGTAA
- a CDS encoding glutamyl-tRNA reductase, with protein sequence MTIHLLSADHRTQGLDAVAHLGATAARLGPDLMAAIPSLRGVVVLGTCNRLALLLDASQALPAGALRRDVTGFLARRAGTPPVGEAAADPPGDPAGRADSGPEPVELTAWSGTGAVSELFATAAGLESMVVGEREIAGQLRRAMGVAAEEGTLSGDLARVVEHASTASRRVAHETGLAGNGRSVVAVGIDLAARHLPPLEGVRVLIVGTGAYAGATVTALRRHGITDISVYSRSDRATAFAVGRGLRAVEETELASALAGADLVITCRGLGAPVLTRELVAPAADARAALGAAGASGRLPLVVLDLALTRDVERAVGSLPGVRLIDLPSVQRAVPAAQAHQVQAARAIVEEETALFDRMLSGRRMDPVVCSLREHVAELVEEEVARLRVRDGRVDAGDAARALHHLAARMLHHPTVAARAAAEAGRGQDYLDALDLLLGVEIAADLRAAVGGFERDCVEDVFVLSAPAPGGAQ encoded by the coding sequence GTGACCATCCATCTGCTCTCCGCCGACCACCGCACCCAGGGCCTCGACGCGGTCGCCCACCTGGGTGCCACCGCGGCGCGTCTGGGGCCGGACCTCATGGCCGCCATCCCGTCCCTGCGTGGCGTGGTCGTCCTGGGCACCTGTAATCGCCTGGCCCTGCTCCTCGACGCTTCGCAGGCGCTGCCGGCCGGCGCCCTGCGACGTGACGTAACCGGCTTCCTCGCCCGACGTGCGGGAACCCCTCCCGTCGGCGAAGCGGCCGCGGACCCGCCTGGTGACCCCGCCGGGCGCGCCGACTCCGGGCCGGAGCCCGTGGAACTGACCGCCTGGAGCGGGACCGGCGCCGTCAGCGAACTATTCGCCACCGCGGCCGGACTGGAATCGATGGTTGTGGGCGAACGGGAGATTGCCGGGCAGTTGCGCCGCGCCATGGGCGTCGCCGCCGAGGAGGGCACCCTGTCGGGGGACCTCGCCCGCGTCGTCGAGCACGCCTCCACCGCCTCCCGTCGCGTCGCCCATGAGACCGGTCTGGCCGGTAACGGCCGCTCCGTGGTTGCCGTCGGCATCGACTTGGCCGCCCGCCACCTGCCGCCCCTTGAGGGCGTGCGGGTGCTGATCGTCGGCACGGGCGCGTACGCGGGCGCCACCGTCACCGCCCTGCGCCGCCACGGCATCACCGATATCTCCGTGTACTCCCGCTCCGACCGCGCCACCGCCTTCGCCGTCGGCCGCGGACTGAGGGCGGTTGAGGAGACCGAGCTGGCGTCCGCGCTGGCCGGAGCCGACCTGGTGATCACCTGCCGGGGTCTGGGCGCTCCGGTGCTGACCCGTGAACTCGTGGCTCCCGCCGCGGATGCTCGCGCGGCTCTTGGCGCCGCCGGCGCCTCTGGTCGGCTCCCGCTGGTGGTGCTCGACCTCGCGCTGACTCGGGACGTGGAACGGGCCGTCGGCTCCCTGCCAGGTGTGCGCCTGATCGACCTGCCCAGCGTGCAGCGCGCCGTGCCCGCGGCCCAGGCCCACCAGGTGCAGGCCGCGCGCGCCATCGTGGAGGAGGAGACCGCCCTGTTTGACCGGATGCTGTCCGGGCGGCGCATGGATCCGGTGGTTTGCAGCCTGCGCGAGCATGTCGCGGAACTGGTCGAGGAGGAGGTCGCCCGCCTGCGCGTGCGTGACGGCCGGGTGGACGCCGGTGACGCCGCCCGCGCCCTGCATCACCTGGCCGCCCGTATGCTGCACCACCCCACGGTCGCCGCCCGTGCCGCCGCCGAGGCCGGGCGCGGCCAGGACTATCTCGACGCCCTGGACCTGCTGTTGGGCGTGGAGATCGCCGCCGACCTGCGCGCCGCTGTCGGTGGATTCGAGCGCGACTGCGTCGAGGATGTCTTCGTCCTGTCCGCTCCGGCCCCGGGAGGAGCCCAATGA
- a CDS encoding uroporphyrinogen decarboxylase family protein has product MTTSVQNSGGAGRAGGSADFAGANTPPTRRPALLEALAGQRPARTPVWFMRQAGRSLPEYRALRERAGAPMLDVCLWPQQAARATLQPVRRHGVDAAVFFSDIMVPLRLAGVSVRIEAGTGPVLDTPVRDSAGVRRLTAHRFGDADRAGTGPDGGALDGAAAVNAIQAAVQAVVAELGSPGQPGAGARPPQQADRAHSHQRGEPPRMPAAPVGLSARAQAGLAHSRGTSDWTPLLGFGGAPFTLVAYLTEGRPSRDHLAARTLMHADPSAWESLMTWAAHLTGQFMAAQVRAGAAAVQLFDSWAGALPAADYREKVAPYSALALDVVRDAVSATTGVAAPTIHFATRASHLLPELHRTGADILGVDECTDLARAATALGAGPRDDGAGTRPVQGNLDPALLGAPWPTLARAVDACLEAGRAASAHVFNLGHGVPPSTDPDVLTRVVARVHGSQEWERTALAGWDGEA; this is encoded by the coding sequence GTGACTACTTCCGTGCAGAATTCCGGCGGGGCGGGCCGCGCAGGCGGTAGCGCCGACTTCGCGGGCGCCAACACCCCGCCAACACGGAGGCCGGCCCTGCTGGAGGCCCTGGCCGGGCAACGGCCGGCGCGCACGCCCGTGTGGTTCATGCGTCAGGCCGGCCGCTCCCTGCCGGAGTACCGGGCACTGCGCGAACGCGCGGGGGCGCCCATGCTGGATGTGTGCCTGTGGCCGCAGCAGGCCGCCCGGGCGACCCTCCAACCGGTGCGCCGCCACGGGGTGGATGCGGCCGTCTTCTTCTCCGACATCATGGTGCCGCTGCGGCTGGCGGGCGTGTCGGTGCGCATCGAAGCCGGCACCGGCCCGGTCCTGGACACCCCCGTGCGCGACAGTGCGGGTGTGCGCCGACTCACCGCGCACCGCTTCGGTGATGCCGACCGAGCCGGGACAGGGCCGGACGGCGGCGCGCTCGACGGCGCCGCCGCAGTGAACGCCATCCAGGCGGCCGTGCAGGCGGTTGTGGCGGAGTTGGGCAGTCCGGGGCAGCCAGGTGCCGGCGCACGCCCACCGCAGCAGGCGGACCGCGCCCACAGCCACCAACGCGGGGAACCGCCCCGCATGCCAGCCGCCCCCGTCGGCCTGTCCGCCCGGGCACAGGCGGGTCTGGCGCATTCACGGGGCACCTCCGACTGGACCCCACTGCTCGGCTTTGGCGGGGCACCGTTCACCCTGGTGGCCTACCTGACCGAGGGCCGCCCCTCCCGCGACCACCTGGCCGCCCGCACCCTCATGCACGCCGACCCGTCCGCCTGGGAGTCGCTAATGACCTGGGCCGCCCACCTGACGGGACAGTTCATGGCCGCCCAGGTGCGTGCGGGCGCGGCCGCCGTACAGCTCTTCGACTCCTGGGCCGGAGCCCTGCCCGCCGCCGATTACCGTGAGAAGGTCGCCCCGTACTCGGCGCTGGCACTGGATGTGGTCCGCGACGCCGTCTCGGCCACCACCGGCGTCGCGGCCCCTACGATCCACTTCGCCACGCGGGCGTCACACCTGCTGCCCGAGCTGCACCGCACCGGGGCCGACATCCTCGGCGTGGACGAATGCACCGACCTGGCCCGCGCGGCCACCGCCCTCGGTGCGGGACCTCGGGACGATGGGGCCGGCACCCGCCCGGTGCAGGGCAATCTCGACCCGGCGCTGCTAGGGGCGCCGTGGCCTACGCTCGCCCGGGCGGTCGACGCCTGCCTGGAGGCGGGCAGGGCGGCGAGCGCCCACGTGTTCAACTTGGGCCACGGCGTGCCGCCGTCAACCGACCCGGATGTGCTCACCCGGGTGGTGGCGCGCGTGCACGGCTCGCAGGAATGGGAGCGTACGGCCCTGGCCGGATGGGATGGTGAGGCATGA
- a CDS encoding protoporphyrinogen/coproporphyrinogen oxidase has product MKERQRAGADGMIERHDALVVGGGVAGLAAAWELTRAGHRPLLIEARGYTGGLVAGADIGGVRMDLGAEGFVIRGEAITQMVDALGLEVVGPAGGGARLFLPPLGAEHAHNTAAPAAVRPAGAAGVAPDPARGWQLHRFLRNGFLGIPADPRADDVVAVIGPEAAARAARDAELDGAVGTGPEDPADLASFVRTRMGEAVLDRLVRPIVAGIHSADPADLAADTVAPGLRRDTARLGSLQAAVGELLERRRARRRGGGAADVTVEGGLFRLTDALREAIETAGGRVLTRTGAQWLRPATRATGTGSTGTWEVGIAPTTRGATLSDEPVAAGPQRVVRTPRVVLACSAGAALRLLAGVPGVDTRVQVPVGAPIARYLLVVRAPELAGAPVGSGLLVAPAAPGRAPVQAKALSHLSVKWPWIGEQLRQLHGPANADAQEGAVHALRLSYGRPGEPRPQVGLADALADVKAFTGVHIGEGDVIDSMLVRWDGTLPPVTPAYRERTRRLLAQVAPVAGLAVTGAWVAGTGIAAVVAHAREQAAGLSGGQPMTAGVRPAPPVRQEEHA; this is encoded by the coding sequence ATGAAGGAGCGACAGCGGGCGGGTGCCGACGGCATGATCGAACGGCACGACGCGCTGGTGGTGGGCGGCGGCGTCGCCGGGCTGGCCGCCGCCTGGGAGCTGACGCGGGCCGGACACCGCCCGCTGCTGATCGAGGCGCGCGGCTATACCGGGGGGCTCGTCGCCGGAGCCGACATCGGCGGGGTGCGCATGGACCTGGGGGCGGAGGGATTCGTGATCCGCGGCGAAGCGATCACGCAGATGGTAGATGCCCTGGGGCTGGAAGTGGTCGGCCCCGCCGGCGGCGGTGCGCGCCTGTTCCTGCCCCCTTTGGGGGCCGAACACGCCCACAACACCGCCGCTCCGGCCGCCGTGAGGCCCGCGGGCGCTGCGGGCGTGGCCCCCGATCCGGCTCGCGGCTGGCAACTACACCGCTTCCTGCGCAACGGGTTCCTGGGCATCCCCGCCGACCCGCGCGCCGACGACGTCGTGGCTGTCATCGGCCCAGAGGCGGCCGCCCGGGCGGCCCGCGACGCCGAACTCGACGGGGCGGTGGGCACCGGCCCCGAAGATCCCGCCGACCTGGCCTCCTTTGTGCGCACCCGCATGGGCGAGGCGGTCCTAGACCGCCTGGTGCGCCCGATCGTGGCGGGCATCCACAGCGCAGACCCCGCCGACCTGGCGGCCGACACCGTCGCCCCGGGGCTGCGCCGTGACACCGCCCGGCTGGGGTCCTTGCAGGCAGCCGTCGGCGAGCTGCTGGAACGTCGCCGGGCCCGGCGCCGCGGGGGCGGTGCCGCGGACGTAACCGTTGAGGGCGGCCTGTTCCGCCTCACCGATGCGCTGCGGGAGGCGATCGAGACCGCCGGCGGCCGGGTGCTCACCCGCACCGGTGCGCAGTGGCTGCGGCCGGCCACGCGCGCCACCGGCACCGGCTCCACCGGCACCTGGGAGGTGGGAATCGCCCCCACCACCCGCGGGGCTACGCTGTCGGACGAGCCGGTGGCGGCCGGGCCGCAGCGGGTGGTGCGCACGCCGCGAGTGGTGCTGGCCTGCTCGGCAGGGGCGGCGCTGCGGCTGCTGGCGGGCGTCCCCGGTGTGGACACCCGGGTGCAGGTGCCGGTCGGCGCCCCGATCGCCCGTTATCTGCTGGTGGTGCGCGCCCCGGAGCTGGCCGGCGCACCAGTGGGCTCCGGACTGCTGGTGGCCCCCGCCGCGCCCGGGCGGGCACCGGTGCAGGCGAAGGCGCTGTCGCACCTTTCTGTGAAGTGGCCGTGGATCGGGGAGCAGCTGCGGCAGTTGCACGGCCCCGCAAACGCGGACGCACAGGAAGGGGCGGTGCACGCGCTGCGCCTGTCCTATGGGCGGCCGGGCGAGCCGCGGCCGCAGGTGGGCCTGGCCGACGCGCTCGCCGACGTCAAGGCCTTCACCGGCGTACACATAGGTGAGGGCGACGTCATTGATTCGATGCTGGTGCGTTGGGACGGGACGCTGCCGCCGGTCACGCCCGCCTACCGCGAGCGCACCCGGCGTCTGCTGGCGCAGGTAGCCCCGGTGGCGGGGCTGGCGGTGACCGGGGCGTGGGTGGCTGGAACGGGCATTGCCGCCGTCGTCGCCCATGCCCGCGAGCAGGCGGCCGGGCTGTCCGGCGGGCAGCCGATGACGGCCGGAGTCAGGCCCGCACCACCCGTCCGGCAGGAGGAGCATGCATGA
- the hemC gene encoding hydroxymethylbilane synthase — MSTTTMIGAGSPSARTVRLGTRGSALAIAQSTQVARAIVAASRRIGADLQVELVQIRTRGDVDATPLTRLGGIGVFAAALRKALLEGSCDLAVHSCKDLPTVPVAGLRIAAFPAREDPRDALCAAGGVGLAALPRRARVGTGSPRRAAQLLAARPDLEIVGVRGNVPTRLSRVVGAVVGADGPLGAVREPDLDAVVLALAGLRRLGLDGYATQVLALPGEGGAGTSPEPGPRASAPVMVPAPAQGALALETRADAGAGADPDPGGVAPGVEPLVGGPARDPGLAAALAAALVELDDAPTRAAVTAERALMRALEAGCAAPVGAVAVPATLADGSAGLRLDGAVAAVDGSRMLRESAIGARADAAALGKAVATALLDAGAADLVDLRAAPPGRGRREAP, encoded by the coding sequence ATGAGCACCACAACGATGATCGGGGCGGGTTCACCGTCGGCGCGGACCGTGCGCCTGGGCACCCGCGGCTCGGCGTTGGCAATCGCCCAGTCCACGCAGGTGGCGCGGGCGATTGTCGCCGCCTCCCGGCGTATCGGCGCCGACCTTCAGGTGGAATTGGTCCAGATCCGTACCCGCGGCGACGTGGATGCCACCCCACTGACCCGGCTCGGCGGGATAGGGGTGTTCGCGGCCGCCCTGCGCAAGGCGCTGCTGGAGGGGAGCTGCGACCTGGCCGTGCACTCCTGCAAGGATCTGCCCACCGTCCCCGTGGCCGGGCTGCGGATCGCCGCCTTCCCCGCCCGCGAGGACCCGCGCGACGCCCTGTGCGCCGCGGGCGGGGTCGGACTGGCCGCCCTGCCGCGCCGGGCGCGAGTGGGCACCGGTTCGCCGCGTCGGGCCGCACAGCTGCTCGCCGCGCGCCCGGACCTGGAGATCGTTGGCGTCAGGGGGAATGTGCCCACGCGGCTGTCCCGGGTGGTCGGCGCGGTGGTGGGCGCGGACGGGCCGCTGGGCGCCGTGCGCGAACCCGACCTGGACGCGGTGGTGCTGGCCCTGGCCGGATTGCGCCGCCTGGGCCTGGACGGCTACGCCACTCAGGTGCTTGCGCTGCCCGGGGAGGGCGGGGCAGGCACGTCGCCGGAGCCCGGGCCGCGCGCCTCGGCGCCGGTGATGGTGCCGGCGCCCGCGCAGGGGGCTTTGGCCCTGGAGACGCGGGCCGATGCCGGGGCCGGAGCGGACCCGGACCCGGGCGGCGTCGCACCCGGCGTGGAACCCCTCGTGGGCGGCCCCGCCCGCGACCCGGGCCTGGCCGCCGCGCTGGCCGCCGCCCTGGTCGAACTGGATGATGCGCCCACCCGGGCGGCGGTGACCGCGGAGCGCGCACTCATGCGCGCCTTGGAGGCCGGTTGCGCCGCGCCGGTGGGGGCGGTGGCCGTTCCCGCGACGCTGGCGGACGGGAGCGCGGGACTGCGGCTGGATGGGGCGGTCGCCGCCGTCGACGGGTCCCGGATGCTGCGGGAGTCGGCCATCGGCGCACGGGCGGATGCCGCCGCGCTGGGGAAGGCGGTGGCCACGGCGCTGCTGGATGCGGGCGCCGCCGACCTGGTCGATCTGCGCGCCGCACCGCCAGGTCGCGGCCGTCGGGAGGCGCCATGA
- a CDS encoding uroporphyrinogen-III synthase, producing MSKATATTGRATTPLAGRRVLLPRAKPGDGIAAALAAAGAEVVCVGVTRAAPGPVAPRERAAAALAAGGYAWVVLTSARTLDFFDLSALSGPTGASAAAPATGIAVVGTGTARAVRERLGREPDLVAAGSGAALLELPQLRGGPGAPATSSPACRSGATGVGAVRERRLLLPGSALASPALREGLIDAGWQVDAVAAYTMEPVALAELPAGLAADWAAGGFDAVVLVAGSSTRALVDLVGPPPPATRVVAIGAPTAAAARTAGLRVDAVAARPTPAGVRDALITTLPDPP from the coding sequence ATGAGTAAGGCCACCGCCACGACGGGCCGCGCTACCACCCCCCTGGCCGGGCGACGCGTGCTGCTGCCGCGCGCCAAGCCCGGCGATGGCATTGCCGCCGCGCTGGCCGCGGCTGGTGCCGAGGTGGTCTGCGTAGGCGTGACCCGGGCGGCCCCCGGACCCGTCGCTCCCCGCGAGCGGGCCGCCGCCGCACTGGCCGCCGGCGGGTACGCGTGGGTAGTGCTGACCTCGGCGCGCACCCTGGACTTCTTCGACCTGAGCGCGCTGAGTGGACCCACCGGCGCATCCGCCGCCGCACCGGCGACCGGGATTGCCGTGGTCGGCACCGGCACCGCGCGGGCCGTGCGGGAGCGGCTGGGCCGCGAACCGGACCTGGTGGCGGCCGGCAGCGGCGCCGCCCTGCTGGAACTTCCGCAATTGCGCGGCGGGCCGGGCGCCCCTGCGACGTCCTCACCCGCGTGCCGATCCGGGGCGACCGGGGTCGGGGCGGTTCGGGAGCGTCGACTGCTGCTGCCCGGCTCGGCCCTGGCCTCCCCCGCCTTGCGCGAGGGCCTAATCGACGCCGGTTGGCAGGTCGATGCCGTGGCCGCCTACACCATGGAACCGGTTGCGCTAGCCGAGCTGCCGGCGGGCCTCGCCGCCGACTGGGCGGCCGGCGGCTTCGACGCCGTCGTGCTGGTGGCCGGCTCCTCCACACGCGCCCTGGTGGACCTGGTCGGACCGCCTCCGCCGGCCACGCGCGTGGTAGCCATCGGCGCCCCGACCGCCGCGGCCGCGCGCACTGCCGGACTGCGCGTGGATGCCGTCGCGGCCCGCCCAACACCCGCGGGAGTCCGCGACGCCTTAATCACGACACTGCCTGATCCACCCTGA
- the hemB gene encoding porphobilinogen synthase, which produces MTQTTSAFPLPDPRDPTTSPAADLLTSRGVPAPAIPTVRPRRLRRTPALRGLVAETRIDPGQLILPAFVREDITAPNPIAAMPGVVQHTLDSIRREAAACAEAGVGGIDLFGVPATRDQTGSQAWAEDGVLNRAVAAVRAEVGDALVICADTCLDEFTSHGHCGLVRPDGDRRAGEIDNDSTLALYQAMAVAQAEAGAHMVSPSGMMDGQVAAIRAALDATGHDDVTILAYSAKYASAYFGPFREAVGSTLKGDRRTYQQDPANRREGLREALLDVEQGADLVMVKPAGPYLDVLADVAATSPVPVAAYQVSGEYAMVEAAAANGWIDRERVIMESLLGIVRAGAACVLTYWAREVAEQLRAGR; this is translated from the coding sequence ATGACCCAGACGACATCCGCCTTCCCCCTGCCGGACCCGCGTGATCCCACCACCTCTCCGGCCGCCGACCTGCTCACCTCGCGGGGCGTGCCCGCGCCCGCCATCCCAACCGTCCGCCCGCGCCGCCTGCGCCGCACCCCGGCGCTGCGCGGGCTGGTCGCCGAGACCCGCATCGACCCCGGCCAACTGATCCTGCCGGCATTCGTACGCGAGGACATCACCGCCCCGAACCCGATCGCCGCCATGCCCGGCGTCGTACAGCACACGCTGGACTCGATCCGGCGGGAGGCCGCCGCCTGCGCCGAGGCGGGCGTCGGCGGCATCGACCTGTTCGGCGTGCCGGCCACGCGTGACCAGACCGGCTCGCAGGCCTGGGCCGAAGACGGCGTCCTCAACCGGGCGGTGGCGGCGGTGCGCGCTGAGGTCGGGGACGCGCTGGTGATATGCGCCGACACCTGCCTGGATGAGTTCACATCGCACGGCCACTGCGGCCTGGTGCGCCCCGACGGGGACCGGCGCGCGGGCGAGATCGACAACGACTCCACCCTCGCCCTGTACCAGGCGATGGCCGTGGCCCAGGCGGAGGCCGGGGCGCATATGGTCTCCCCCTCCGGCATGATGGACGGGCAGGTGGCGGCGATCCGCGCCGCCCTGGACGCAACCGGCCACGACGACGTCACCATCCTGGCCTACTCCGCCAAGTACGCCTCCGCCTACTTCGGGCCCTTCCGGGAGGCGGTCGGCTCCACCCTGAAGGGCGATCGCCGCACCTACCAGCAGGACCCGGCCAACCGCCGCGAGGGCTTGCGGGAGGCGCTGCTAGACGTGGAACAGGGCGCGGATCTGGTGATGGTCAAGCCGGCCGGCCCCTACCTGGACGTGCTTGCCGACGTTGCCGCCACCAGCCCGGTGCCGGTGGCCGCCTACCAGGTCAGCGGCGAGTACGCGATGGTGGAGGCGGCCGCCGCCAACGGCTGGATCGACCGCGAGCGCGTGATCATGGAGTCGCTGCTGGGTATTGTGCGGGCCGGCGCCGCCTGCGTGCTGACCTACTGGGCTCGCGAGGTCGCCGAACAATTGCGCGCAGGGCGGTGA